The following proteins are co-located in the Micromonospora coriariae genome:
- a CDS encoding LLM class flavin-dependent oxidoreductase → MQFGVFTVGDVTVDPTTGREPTEHERIKAMVAIALKAEEVGLDVFATGEHHNPPFVPSSPTTMLGHIAARTERLLLSTATTLITTNDPVKIAEDYAMLQHLADGRVDLMMGRGNTGPVYPWFGKDIRAGIPLAIENYDLLRRLWREDVVDWKGRHRTPLQSFTSTPRPLDGVPPFVWHGSIRSPEIAEQAAYYGDGFFANHIFWPKEHTQRMIALYRERYAHYGHGSADQAIVGLGGQVFMRRNSQDAVREFRPYFDNAPVYGHGPSLEEFSRETPLTVGSPQQVIDRTLGFRDYVGDYQRQLFLMDHAGLPLKTVLEQLDLLGEEVVPVLRKEFAALRPAHVPEAPTHASLLAAAGGAKDSTVHAVDDVTGKAPEVAR, encoded by the coding sequence ATGCAGTTCGGAGTCTTCACCGTCGGCGACGTCACGGTCGACCCGACCACAGGTCGGGAGCCGACCGAGCATGAGCGGATCAAGGCGATGGTCGCCATCGCACTGAAGGCCGAAGAGGTCGGTCTGGACGTCTTCGCCACCGGCGAGCACCACAACCCGCCGTTCGTGCCCTCGTCGCCGACCACAATGCTCGGTCACATCGCGGCGCGTACCGAGCGGCTGCTGCTGTCCACCGCGACGACGCTGATCACCACGAACGACCCGGTGAAGATCGCCGAGGACTACGCGATGCTCCAGCACCTCGCCGACGGTCGGGTGGACCTGATGATGGGTCGCGGCAACACCGGCCCGGTCTACCCGTGGTTCGGCAAGGACATCCGCGCCGGCATCCCGCTGGCCATCGAGAACTACGACCTGCTGCGCCGGCTCTGGCGCGAGGACGTCGTCGACTGGAAGGGCCGCCACCGCACCCCGCTGCAGTCGTTCACCTCGACGCCGCGCCCGCTCGACGGGGTTCCCCCGTTCGTCTGGCACGGTTCGATCCGCAGCCCCGAGATCGCCGAGCAGGCCGCGTACTACGGTGACGGCTTCTTCGCCAACCACATCTTCTGGCCCAAGGAGCACACCCAGCGGATGATCGCGCTCTACCGGGAGCGGTACGCGCACTACGGCCACGGCTCCGCCGACCAGGCCATCGTCGGCCTCGGCGGGCAGGTGTTCATGCGGCGCAACTCCCAGGACGCGGTCCGGGAGTTCCGACCGTACTTCGACAACGCCCCGGTCTACGGGCACGGGCCGTCGCTGGAGGAGTTCAGCCGGGAGACCCCGCTGACAGTGGGCAGCCCGCAGCAGGTCATCGACCGCACCCTGGGTTTCCGCGACTACGTCGGTGACTACCAGCGGCAGCTGTTCCTGATGGACCACGCCGGGCTGCCGCTGAAGACCGTGCTGGAGCAGCTCGACCTGCTCGGCGAGGAGGTCGTGCCGGTGCTACGCAAGGAGTTCGCCGCGCTGCGCCCGGCGCACGTGCCGGAGGCGCCGACCCACGCCTCGCTGCTCGCCGCGGCGGGCGGCGCCAAGGACAGCACCGTCCACGCCGTCGACGACGTGACGGGCAAGGCACCGGAGGTGGCGCGATGA
- a CDS encoding DUF3224 domain-containing protein: MTERAEGTFTLDTWDQEPYDDAAGTTLAEARISKTFSGDLVGTSRTRILMCRTPVEKSAAYVGFERFTGSLAGRVGDFVLHHTAGSDGDGSALSWTVVPDSGSGELRGLRGGGQIIGGPDGGHAYLLDYELP; this comes from the coding sequence ATGACCGAACGCGCCGAGGGCACCTTCACGCTGGACACCTGGGACCAGGAACCGTACGACGACGCCGCGGGCACCACACTGGCCGAGGCCCGGATCAGCAAGACGTTCTCCGGCGACCTGGTCGGCACCAGCCGCACCCGGATCCTGATGTGCCGCACGCCGGTGGAGAAGTCGGCGGCGTACGTGGGGTTCGAACGGTTCACCGGCTCGCTCGCCGGCCGGGTCGGCGATTTCGTGCTGCACCACACCGCGGGCAGCGATGGCGACGGCTCGGCCCTGTCCTGGACCGTGGTGCCCGACTCGGGCAGCGGCGAGCTGCGTGGCCTACGCGGCGGCGGGCAGATCATCGGTGGCCCGGACGGCGGCCACGCCTACCTGCTCGACTACGAGCTGCCCTGA
- a CDS encoding ubiquitin-like small modifier protein 1 codes for MVTVLLPGPLRGEAGGASRLSVTAAGTLRAVLDEVAADHPRLARRIRDERGELRRYVNVYVDGEDCRHSGGLATPVGDDAEVQVLPSVAGG; via the coding sequence GTGGTCACCGTGCTGCTGCCCGGCCCGCTGCGCGGCGAGGCCGGCGGCGCCAGCCGGCTGAGTGTCACCGCCGCCGGCACACTGCGGGCGGTCCTCGACGAGGTGGCCGCCGATCATCCGCGGCTGGCCCGGCGCATTCGCGACGAGCGCGGCGAGCTGCGCCGCTACGTCAACGTCTACGTCGACGGGGAGGACTGCCGGCACTCGGGCGGGCTGGCCACCCCGGTCGGCGACGACGCCGAGGTGCAGGTGCTGCCCTCGGTCGCGGGCGGCTGA
- a CDS encoding WD40/YVTN/BNR-like repeat-containing protein gives MATLLAIGTAKGLFLATSADDRRSWEITGPHFPMTGVYAVAVDTRRPTPRLLAGVTSSHFGPSVATSDDLGASWDEPDEAPVAFPSDTGATLGRVWQLMPAGPDAPDVVWAGTEPSALFRSTDGGRSFELVRSLWDHPHRPEWGAGFGGQAVHTVLPHPRDPARVLVAMSTGGVYRSEDAGASWAPGNTGIRAYFMPDEWPEFGQCVHKVARDAGNPERLYAQNHHGVYRSDDDGRTWSSIADGLPSDFGFAMVTHPGRAGTVWTFPLVADSERFPTDHRCRVFRSADAGGKWEPLSVGLPEGPFYPAVLRDAMCADDSSPGGVYFGTRSGEVYASRDEGDSWSLVAAHLPDVLCVRAAAV, from the coding sequence ATGGCAACGCTGCTCGCGATCGGCACGGCCAAGGGTTTGTTTCTCGCCACCAGCGCCGACGACCGGCGCAGTTGGGAGATCACCGGCCCGCACTTTCCGATGACGGGGGTCTACGCGGTCGCGGTCGACACCCGTCGCCCCACCCCACGGCTGCTCGCGGGGGTGACCAGTTCGCACTTCGGGCCCAGCGTCGCCACCAGCGACGACCTCGGCGCTTCCTGGGACGAGCCCGACGAGGCGCCGGTCGCCTTCCCGTCCGACACGGGCGCGACCCTCGGGCGGGTCTGGCAGCTGATGCCGGCCGGCCCCGACGCGCCGGACGTCGTCTGGGCCGGCACGGAGCCCTCGGCGCTGTTCCGGTCCACCGACGGTGGTCGCAGCTTCGAGCTGGTCCGTTCGCTGTGGGACCACCCGCACCGCCCCGAGTGGGGGGCTGGCTTCGGCGGCCAGGCCGTGCACACAGTGCTGCCCCACCCGCGCGACCCGGCCCGGGTGCTGGTCGCCATGTCCACCGGCGGCGTCTACCGCTCTGAGGACGCCGGGGCGAGCTGGGCGCCGGGCAACACCGGCATCCGCGCCTACTTCATGCCCGACGAGTGGCCGGAGTTCGGCCAGTGTGTCCACAAGGTCGCGCGGGACGCCGGCAACCCCGAGCGGCTGTACGCGCAGAACCACCACGGTGTCTACCGCTCCGACGACGACGGCCGCACCTGGTCCTCGATCGCCGACGGGCTGCCCAGCGACTTCGGCTTCGCGATGGTGACCCACCCCGGACGCGCCGGGACGGTGTGGACGTTCCCGCTGGTGGCCGACAGCGAGCGGTTCCCCACCGACCACCGCTGCCGGGTGTTCCGCTCGGCGGACGCCGGCGGCAAGTGGGAGCCGCTGTCGGTGGGGCTGCCCGAGGGCCCGTTCTACCCGGCGGTGCTGCGCGACGCGATGTGCGCCGACGACTCGTCCCCGGGCGGCGTCTACTTCGGCACGCGCTCCGGCGAGGTCTACGCCAGCCGGGACGAGGGCGACTCCTGGTCCCTGGTGGCCGCGCACCTGCCCGACGTGCTCTGCGTCCGCGCCGCGGCGGTGTGA
- a CDS encoding DNA-3-methyladenine glycosylase: MDLLPSDLAADDRAALADLLAGPLLPAARGLLGCLLHAGGVTVRITEVEAYAGTAGDPASHAHRGRTPRNAVMFGPAGHIYVYFTYGMHWCMNVVTGVEGEAAAVLLRAGAVVDGLDTARARRPAVRRDVDLARGPARLCATLGIDRAAYGGYLLGDGPVRLRPAATPVPAEAVAAGPRVGVTGAHDLPWRFWLDGDPAVSAYRRHVPRTRR, encoded by the coding sequence ATGGACCTGCTGCCCAGCGACCTCGCCGCCGACGACCGCGCGGCGCTCGCGGATCTGCTCGCCGGCCCGCTCCTGCCGGCCGCGCGCGGGCTGCTCGGCTGCCTGCTGCACGCCGGCGGGGTCACCGTCCGGATCACCGAGGTCGAGGCGTACGCCGGCACGGCCGGGGACCCGGCCTCGCACGCGCACCGGGGGCGCACCCCGCGCAACGCGGTGATGTTCGGGCCGGCCGGGCACATCTACGTCTACTTCACCTACGGCATGCACTGGTGCATGAACGTGGTCACCGGGGTCGAGGGGGAGGCCGCCGCGGTGCTGCTGCGCGCCGGCGCGGTGGTCGACGGGCTGGACACGGCACGGGCCCGGCGACCGGCCGTACGTCGGGACGTGGACCTGGCCCGGGGGCCGGCTCGGCTCTGCGCCACGCTCGGCATCGACCGCGCCGCGTACGGCGGGTACCTGCTCGGCGACGGACCGGTCCGGTTGCGCCCCGCGGCGACTCCGGTGCCGGCGGAGGCGGTGGCCGCCGGTCCACGGGTCGGCGTGACCGGAGCGCACGACCTGCCGTGGCGGTTCTGGCTGGACGGCGACCCGGCGGTCAGCGCGTACCGCCGGCACGTGCCCCGCACCCGGCGTTGA
- a CDS encoding DNA-binding protein has protein sequence MTTDKAFTAPDPARARAHRTHEALQRISERHAGTEARRGRWAHPYVLDPWEAVALVTALAAGGAEREPTEEPVDGADLTAALTLLPHVRAELDALEAGLLTLARDRGLTWQAIAYGLGLGSAQAARQRYERIAARSAEQAG, from the coding sequence ATGACGACGGACAAAGCGTTCACCGCACCCGACCCGGCCCGCGCCCGCGCCCACCGCACGCACGAGGCGCTGCAACGGATCAGCGAGCGGCACGCCGGCACCGAAGCCCGGCGGGGGCGCTGGGCCCACCCGTACGTGCTGGATCCGTGGGAGGCGGTGGCCCTGGTCACCGCGCTGGCCGCGGGCGGGGCCGAACGGGAGCCCACGGAGGAGCCGGTCGACGGCGCCGACCTCACCGCCGCGCTGACCCTGCTGCCGCACGTCCGCGCGGAGCTGGACGCCCTGGAGGCGGGCCTGTTGACGCTGGCCCGCGACCGGGGGCTGACCTGGCAGGCCATCGCGTACGGGCTGGGCCTGGGCAGCGCGCAGGCCGCCCGGCAGCGCTACGAGCGGATCGCCGCCCGCTCCGCCGAGCAGGCCGGCTGA
- a CDS encoding MmcQ/YjbR family DNA-binding protein has product MERAEMLAYCLAKPGAWLDRPWEGDEVVKVGSRIFAFLGNGDGNPTIGVKCGPTREVADEWLHRHPDDARVMAYIGRSGWNTLRLDGGIDQEELSEAVDASYDMVVAKLPKRERPTA; this is encoded by the coding sequence ATGGAGCGCGCGGAGATGCTGGCGTACTGCCTGGCCAAGCCGGGGGCGTGGCTGGACCGGCCGTGGGAGGGCGACGAGGTGGTGAAGGTGGGCAGCCGGATCTTCGCCTTCCTCGGCAACGGGGACGGCAACCCGACGATCGGGGTGAAGTGCGGCCCGACCCGCGAGGTGGCCGACGAGTGGCTGCACCGGCACCCCGACGACGCCCGGGTGATGGCCTACATCGGCCGGTCCGGGTGGAACACGCTGCGCCTGGACGGCGGGATCGACCAGGAGGAGCTCTCCGAGGCCGTTGACGCGTCGTACGACATGGTCGTCGCCAAGCTCCCCAAGCGGGAGCGCCCGACGGCCTGA
- the argH gene encoding argininosuccinate lyase: protein MGGVDDKSLTENSAATNRTSLWGGRFAGGPAEALARLSVSVQFDWRLAPYDIAGSRAHARVLAGAGLLDPEELGRILAALDDLEAACASGSFRPTVDDEDVHTALERGLLERLGSLGGKLRAGRSRNDQVATDLRLYLRDHARGVAGRLVELAEALVEQAERHVDTAAPGMTHLQHAQPVTFGHWLLAHVQPLLRDLERLRDWDHRAAISPLGAGALAGSGLPLDPVAVAKELGFRTSFANSMDAVADRDFVAEFLFTTAMIGVHLSRLGEEVVLWTSHEFGWVELDDAFATGSSIMPQKKNADIAELARGKSGRLVGGLMTVLTMLKGLPMTYDRDMQEDKEPAFDAVDTLELLLPALAGMISTMTVRVDRLVAAAPVGFSLATEVADWLVRRGVPFRDAHEITGRLVALCAARECELEEVSDADLAAVSEHLDPSVRKVLSVRSALAARTTPGSTGPGPVADQLADAADRLVGWRDWATERVVPR from the coding sequence ATGGGCGGCGTGGACGACAAGAGCCTGACCGAGAACAGCGCCGCCACCAACCGGACGAGCCTGTGGGGTGGCCGGTTCGCCGGCGGTCCCGCCGAGGCGCTCGCCCGGCTGTCGGTGAGCGTGCAGTTCGACTGGCGCCTGGCCCCGTACGACATCGCCGGTTCCCGGGCGCACGCCCGGGTCCTGGCGGGAGCCGGCCTGCTCGACCCCGAGGAACTGGGCCGGATCCTGGCGGCCCTGGACGACCTGGAGGCCGCCTGCGCGTCCGGGTCGTTCCGGCCCACTGTCGACGACGAGGACGTGCACACCGCGCTGGAACGCGGCCTGCTGGAGCGCCTGGGCAGCCTCGGCGGCAAGCTGCGCGCCGGCCGGTCCCGCAACGACCAGGTCGCCACGGACCTGCGGCTCTACCTGCGTGACCACGCCCGGGGTGTGGCCGGCCGGCTGGTGGAGCTGGCCGAGGCGCTGGTCGAGCAGGCCGAGCGGCACGTCGATACCGCCGCACCCGGCATGACCCACCTCCAGCACGCCCAGCCGGTCACCTTCGGGCACTGGCTGCTCGCCCACGTGCAGCCGCTGCTGCGCGACCTGGAACGGCTGCGCGACTGGGATCACCGTGCGGCGATCAGCCCGCTCGGTGCCGGCGCGCTGGCCGGCTCCGGGCTGCCGCTGGACCCGGTGGCGGTGGCGAAGGAGCTGGGCTTCCGCACGTCGTTCGCCAACTCCATGGACGCCGTCGCCGACCGGGACTTCGTCGCCGAGTTCCTCTTCACCACCGCCATGATCGGGGTGCACCTGTCCCGGCTCGGCGAGGAGGTGGTGCTCTGGACCTCGCACGAGTTCGGCTGGGTGGAGCTGGACGACGCGTTCGCGACCGGTTCGTCGATCATGCCGCAGAAGAAGAACGCGGACATCGCCGAGCTGGCCCGGGGCAAGTCCGGTCGGCTGGTCGGCGGGCTGATGACCGTGCTGACCATGCTCAAGGGTCTGCCGATGACCTACGACCGGGACATGCAGGAGGACAAGGAGCCGGCCTTCGACGCGGTCGACACGCTGGAGCTGCTGCTCCCGGCCCTGGCGGGAATGATCTCCACGATGACGGTCCGGGTGGACCGTCTGGTGGCCGCCGCGCCGGTCGGCTTCTCGCTGGCCACCGAGGTGGCCGACTGGCTCGTGCGCAGGGGCGTGCCGTTCCGCGACGCGCACGAGATCACCGGCCGGCTGGTGGCGCTCTGCGCGGCCCGGGAGTGCGAGCTGGAGGAGGTCTCCGACGCCGATCTGGCCGCGGTCAGCGAGCACCTCGACCCATCGGTGCGCAAGGTGCTCTCGGTGCGTTCGGCCCTCGCGGCCCGGACCACCCCCGGCTCGACCGGCCCCGGGCCGGTCGCCGACCAGCTCGCCGACGCCGCGGACCGGCTGGTCGGCTGGCGGGACTGGGCCACCGAGCGGGTCGTTCCGCGCTGA
- a CDS encoding argininosuccinate synthase, with translation MTERVVLAYSGGLDTSVAIPYLAEQTGAEVIAVAVDVGQGGEDLEAIRQRALDCGAAESELVDARDEFAADYCLPAIRANALYMDRYPLVSALSRPLIVKHLVAAARKHGGTIVSHGCTGKGNDQVRFEVGLNALAPDLKIIAPARDFAWTRDKAIAFAEEKGLPIDVSAKSPYSIDQNLWGRAVETGFLEDIWNAPIEDLYSYTSDPSQDRDADEVVITFDAGVPVAIDGETVTPYQAILELNRRAGAQGVGRLDMVEDRLVGIKSREVYEAPGAIALITAHQELEAVTVERDLARFKRGVDQRWGELVYDGLWFSPLKDSLDAFIDDAQRHVSGEVRMTLHGGRATVTGRRSEASLYDFGMATYDTGDTFDQSLAKGFVQLWGLPSRMAAARNARLGGSGQ, from the coding sequence ATGACTGAGCGGGTCGTCCTGGCGTACTCCGGGGGACTGGACACCTCCGTCGCCATTCCTTACCTGGCCGAGCAGACCGGCGCCGAGGTGATCGCGGTGGCGGTCGACGTCGGGCAGGGCGGCGAGGACCTCGAGGCCATCCGGCAGCGTGCGCTGGACTGCGGCGCCGCCGAGTCCGAGCTGGTCGACGCGCGCGACGAGTTCGCCGCCGACTACTGCCTGCCGGCCATCCGGGCGAACGCCCTCTACATGGACCGCTACCCGCTGGTCTCGGCGCTGTCCCGGCCGCTGATCGTCAAGCACCTGGTGGCCGCGGCGCGCAAGCACGGCGGGACGATCGTCTCGCACGGCTGCACCGGCAAGGGCAACGACCAGGTCCGGTTCGAGGTCGGCCTGAACGCGCTCGCCCCCGACCTCAAGATCATCGCGCCGGCCCGGGACTTCGCCTGGACGCGGGACAAGGCGATCGCGTTCGCCGAGGAGAAGGGGCTGCCGATCGACGTGTCGGCCAAGTCTCCGTACTCCATCGACCAGAACCTGTGGGGCCGCGCGGTGGAGACCGGCTTCCTGGAGGACATCTGGAACGCCCCGATCGAGGACCTCTACTCGTACACCTCCGACCCGTCGCAGGACCGCGACGCCGACGAGGTCGTGATCACCTTCGACGCCGGCGTACCGGTCGCCATCGACGGCGAGACGGTCACCCCGTACCAGGCGATCCTGGAGCTGAACCGGCGCGCGGGGGCGCAGGGCGTGGGCCGGCTCGACATGGTCGAGGACCGGCTGGTCGGCATCAAGAGCCGCGAGGTGTACGAGGCTCCCGGCGCGATCGCGCTGATCACCGCCCACCAGGAGCTGGAGGCGGTCACCGTGGAGCGGGACCTGGCCCGGTTCAAGCGGGGCGTCGACCAGCGCTGGGGTGAGCTGGTCTACGACGGCCTGTGGTTCTCGCCGCTGAAGGACTCGCTGGACGCCTTCATCGACGACGCGCAGCGGCACGTGAGCGGCGAGGTGCGGATGACCCTGCACGGCGGCCGGGCCACCGTCACCGGTCGGCGCTCCGAGGCGAGCCTCTACGACTTCGGAATGGCCACCTACGACACCGGCGACACCTTCGACCAGTCCCTCGCGAAGGGTTTCGTGCAGCTGTGGGGCCTGCCGAGCCGGATGGCCGCCGCGCGGAACGCCCGGCTGGGCGGCTCCGGCCAGTGA
- a CDS encoding arginine repressor — protein MTAPLTRAARHARIVELIRDKAVRSQTELADLLAGDGVAVTQATLSRDLEELGAVKVRGGDGPAVYLIPEDGHRPLRDAEAAPARLVRLLRELLNGVDSSGNIAVLRTPPGAAQYLASALDRAGLPEIVGTIAGDDTILVVAREAVGGAALGEKLAGWARREDNVEGSTT, from the coding sequence ATGACCGCCCCGCTGACCCGCGCCGCGCGGCACGCCCGGATCGTCGAGCTGATCCGTGACAAGGCCGTCCGGTCGCAGACCGAGCTGGCCGACCTGCTCGCCGGCGACGGCGTCGCGGTCACCCAGGCCACCCTCTCGCGGGACCTGGAGGAGCTGGGCGCGGTCAAGGTGCGCGGCGGCGACGGACCGGCGGTCTACCTGATCCCCGAGGACGGCCACCGGCCGCTGCGCGACGCCGAGGCGGCCCCCGCCCGGCTGGTGCGGCTGCTGCGCGAGCTGCTCAACGGGGTCGACTCCAGCGGCAACATCGCAGTGCTGCGTACCCCGCCGGGCGCAGCCCAGTACCTGGCCAGCGCGTTGGACCGAGCGGGCCTGCCCGAGATCGTCGGCACCATCGCCGGCGACGACACCATCCTCGTCGTGGCCCGCGAGGCCGTCGGCGGGGCCGCACTCGGCGAGAAGCTCGCCGGCTGGGCCCGCAGGGAAGACAACGTTGAAGGGAGCACCACATGA
- the argF gene encoding ornithine carbamoyltransferase — MSRHFLRDDDLSPAEQATVLDLAARMKADRFGHRPLSGPRSVAVLFDKQSLRTRISFDVGIAELGGHPLVVDTQVTHFGRGESLADAGRVLSRYVAAIVLRTHGDDRIAEVAAGASVPVINALTDGFHPCQLLADLLTVRERCGGTAGRTLTYVGDGANNMAQSYLLAGATAGMHVRVAGPAGFAPDPSVVSRAAEIAAGTGGSVRILTDPGQAVRDADVVATDAWTSMGQEDDGLDRITPFLPYQVNKELLGQAAPDAIVLHCLPAHRGEEITDEVLDGPQSAVFDQAENRLHTQKALLTFLVGAGAATIGESR, encoded by the coding sequence ATGAGCCGGCACTTTCTGCGCGACGACGATCTCTCGCCCGCCGAGCAGGCCACGGTTCTCGACCTGGCGGCGCGGATGAAGGCGGACCGGTTCGGCCACCGGCCGCTGTCCGGGCCGCGCTCGGTGGCGGTGCTCTTCGACAAGCAGAGCCTGCGCACCCGGATCTCGTTCGACGTCGGGATCGCCGAGCTGGGCGGGCACCCCCTCGTGGTGGACACCCAGGTCACCCACTTCGGTCGGGGCGAGTCGCTGGCCGACGCCGGGCGCGTGCTGTCCCGTTACGTCGCGGCCATCGTGCTGCGCACCCACGGCGACGACCGGATCGCCGAGGTGGCGGCGGGCGCGAGCGTGCCGGTGATCAACGCGCTCACCGACGGTTTCCACCCCTGCCAGTTGCTGGCCGACCTGCTCACCGTCCGCGAGCGGTGCGGCGGCACGGCCGGCCGCACCCTGACCTACGTGGGGGACGGCGCGAACAACATGGCGCAGTCGTACCTGCTGGCCGGGGCGACGGCCGGGATGCACGTGCGGGTCGCCGGGCCGGCCGGCTTCGCACCGGATCCGAGCGTGGTGAGTCGGGCGGCGGAGATCGCCGCCGGCACCGGCGGGTCGGTGCGGATCCTGACCGATCCGGGCCAGGCGGTCCGCGACGCCGACGTGGTGGCCACCGACGCCTGGACCTCGATGGGGCAGGAGGACGACGGGCTGGACCGGATCACCCCGTTCCTGCCCTACCAGGTCAACAAGGAGCTGCTCGGCCAGGCCGCGCCGGACGCGATCGTGCTGCACTGCCTGCCCGCGCACCGCGGTGAAGAAATCACCGACGAGGTGCTCGACGGCCCGCAGAGCGCGGTCTTCGATCAGGCCGAGAACCGGCTGCACACCCAGAAGGCGCTGCTCACGTTCCTGGTGGGCGCCGGGGCCGCGACGATCGGGGAGTCCCGATGA
- a CDS encoding acetylornithine transaminase gives MSTLVQRWSQSMMDNYGTPPMALVSGAGAVVVDDAGREYLDLVGGIAVNALGHAHPAVVAAVSKQVATLGHVSNLYVAEPPVALAELLLALAGRPGRVFFANSGAEANEAAFKLSRRTGRSHVVATRGGFHGRTMGALALTGQPAKADPFRPLPGEVTHVEYGDVAALDAAVTDATAMVILEPIQGENGVLVPPAGYLAAARRITASHGTLLVLDEVQTGIGRTGHWFAHQAEGVEPDVVTLAKGLGGGLPLGATLAFGRAADLLTPGSHGTTFGGNPVSCAAALAVVATIANEGLLDRVKRVGERLRRGIEALNHPLVAGVRGAGLLLGVALTAPVAPVLAEALREAGFLVNPVQPGVLRLAPPLILTTAQVDAFLAALPAALAAAAPAAAGTAKPTGTAPLQGSESSTIPTPITTTTGTTA, from the coding sequence ATGAGCACGCTTGTGCAGCGCTGGAGTCAGTCCATGATGGACAACTACGGCACCCCGCCGATGGCGCTGGTCTCCGGCGCCGGCGCCGTCGTGGTCGACGACGCCGGCCGGGAATACCTGGACCTGGTGGGCGGGATCGCGGTGAACGCCCTGGGCCACGCCCACCCGGCCGTGGTGGCCGCCGTCTCGAAGCAGGTCGCCACCCTCGGACACGTCTCCAACCTCTACGTGGCCGAGCCGCCGGTCGCCCTCGCGGAGCTGCTGCTGGCGCTCGCCGGCCGGCCCGGCCGGGTCTTCTTCGCCAACTCCGGCGCGGAGGCGAACGAGGCGGCGTTCAAGCTCTCCCGGCGCACCGGCCGCAGCCACGTGGTGGCCACCCGGGGCGGATTCCACGGCCGGACCATGGGAGCTCTCGCGCTGACCGGCCAGCCGGCCAAGGCCGACCCGTTCCGCCCGCTGCCCGGCGAGGTGACCCACGTGGAATACGGCGACGTGGCCGCCCTCGACGCCGCGGTCACCGACGCCACCGCCATGGTGATCCTGGAGCCGATCCAGGGCGAGAACGGCGTGCTCGTACCCCCGGCCGGTTACCTCGCCGCCGCCCGGCGGATCACCGCAAGCCACGGGACGCTGCTCGTGCTCGACGAGGTGCAGACCGGCATCGGCCGCACCGGGCACTGGTTCGCCCATCAGGCCGAGGGCGTGGAGCCGGACGTGGTCACCCTGGCCAAGGGGCTGGGCGGCGGGCTGCCGCTCGGCGCCACGCTGGCCTTCGGTCGGGCCGCCGACCTGCTCACCCCCGGCTCGCACGGCACCACCTTCGGCGGCAACCCGGTCAGCTGCGCCGCCGCGCTCGCCGTGGTGGCGACCATCGCCAACGAGGGTTTGCTCGATCGCGTGAAGCGGGTCGGCGAACGGCTGCGCCGCGGGATCGAGGCCCTGAATCACCCGCTGGTCGCCGGGGTGCGCGGCGCCGGTCTGCTGCTCGGTGTGGCGCTCACCGCGCCGGTGGCGCCGGTGCTCGCCGAGGCGCTGCGCGAGGCCGGTTTCCTGGTCAACCCGGTGCAGCCGGGCGTGCTCCGGCTGGCCCCGCCGCTGATTCTCACCACCGCCCAGGTGGACGCCTTCCTCGCCGCGCTGCCCGCCGCCCTGGCCGCCGCGGCCCCCGCGGCCGCCGGCACCGCAAAGCCCACAGGGACAGCACCCCTGCAGGGGTCGGAATCGTCCACGATCCCGACGCCGATCACGACCACGACGGGGACGACCGCATGA